The region CCAAATTAGTTCGCCGCTTCAAATGGACTGCATCGCCATGCAACATTACCGCCGAACCGATCCGCAGGAAGTATGGCTCCCAATAAAGGTTCTCGTGCGTTTCGGTCACTTCACCAAGCCGTGTGACGAAATCGGAATGGCAGTCGTGATTGCCCAACAAGTAATGAAACTGACAGTTAGGGTTCGACTCGACCAAGTCGGAAAGCCACTTCATCGCGGCGTCAATCGTTGCATCGACCGAAGGCAATGTCGTCCAGGAGAAATCGACAATATCGCCTCCCAGCACAAAGACGCGTGCTTCGGCAGCACGAGCAAGAATCTCATCTTCATGCTCGTGATAAATCGAGCGGCGAGAAAACATATGCAGGTCGGAAAGAAACCAATCCATCCCTTCGATCCACCTTCCCCTGGGTGCCCAGAAACTCGGAAACGACGTTACGCTATTGTAACACGCCGAATAGCACGTGCAGGAAATCGATGGCGATCCTCAGCGCGTGAGGTACCGCTTGCCCATCACTTCGACCGAGGCGAAGAAGTACGAGACCTCGGTAGATCGCAGCTGACTCCGTTTGCCAGCCCATATGACGGTGACCGTTTTGCCATCGGCAAAGAATTTTTG is a window of Bremerella sp. TYQ1 DNA encoding:
- a CDS encoding metallophosphoesterase, with amino-acid sequence MDWFLSDLHMFSRRSIYHEHEDEILARAAEARVFVLGGDIVDFSWTTLPSVDATIDAAMKWLSDLVESNPNCQFHYLLGNHDCHSDFVTRLGEVTETHENLYWEPYFLRIGSAVMLHGDAVHLKRRTNLALAAQRGRKHQFKQPEYRHQIYEMAIRSKLHAVVGKLANPRRVVAGRIWDYLTNEAVDMTNSVRNVYFGHTHVPMSDYAFRGINFHNGGASISGLKFNMLPMQLDGEIHPMPANSHRA